CGAGTAAACCCCGATGCGGCCGACTGTGAAGCACTGACTCCGTAGTAAGTCTGCATGTACTTACTGGTTCCCCAACTACTGGTCAGCGCCAGCGTCACAGAGTTTTTCGAGGACGTATAAAGCGGGCTGACAATGCTGAAATGCAGGACCTCACCATTGCTTCGCTGAGAAACCGGTACCTCAGCCTGCAATTGCAAATTAAGCCAGTCGGTTACCTCGTATCCCATGCCAGGCACAACGATAGCGGAGCCTTTAACGTCACCCATACCGCGCAGGTAGTCGCTACCGTAGCTGAGCGAGTCGCTGTCCACGTCATGATCCTTTCGGCCTGTGCGATAACTTAGCGCAGCGCTGTAATCAAATCTGCCGATGTTGTTACCGTAACCGATACCACGCGTGGAGCTGACGAAGAAACCATTTACCATCGAGTAATCAATCACCAAGGCCGTCGTGACTCGGCTTTCATCCGAACCAGAATAACGTGGCGCAACATCCACGCCTCCCCCCAGGGTCAACTCGTTGCCCTGTTTCTGTTCAGCTGCCAGTACTGGCGTTGCCAGTAACGCCAGGATAAATCCTGATAACAATTTTTCCAGGGTATGCCCCGGGAGTGAAGGGAGGAACTTATGACTCAGCTCGATATTTCTCATTAAGGAAGTCCTTGTGGATTCAACTGACGACGATACAGGCGGTTTTAAACGCCAGAACGCTCAGTGTGAATGCTGACCCTGAAGTTCTCATGAGCCAAAAATGAAGAAATACTGAAGTAAGTACCCGTTCTGCAAACCTGATAGATTTACTGATACCGTTTTTTTCTTCAGACGTTCTTCATTCACTGTTGATAAAGTCACTATTGTGAAAATTCTCCTAATTGAAGACGACATCGATCTCGGCAATGGCGTACGTATAGCCCTTACAGACCAGGGATTAGATGTCATATGGGTTCGCCGAAAAGTGGATGCTCTGCATCAACTCGATGTCTGCGTGCCAGAACTTGTCTTGCTCGACCTCGGCCTGCCCGACGGTGATGGCATGAGCCTGATGGCGCGTCTGCGTCACCAGTTCAAGGGGATCCCCGTCATCATCCTGACTGCCCGGGGCACTCTGCAAGACCGCTTGACTGGTCTGGATGCCGGTGCAGACGACTATCTCGTCAAACCTTTTGTTCTCGCCGAGTTACTGGCCAGGGTGAGGGCACTTGTGCGGCGCAGTTACGGTTTTCAGAATGAGGTGATAGAGATTCGAGGGCTATCTCTCCATGTGCCGACTCGTCGCGTGACCGTGAGCGAAAGGCATGTTGATTTGACGGCAAGTGAATACGCGCTGCTTGAAACGTTAATGTTGCGTGCTGACCGTGTTATGACACGTAGTTTTCTGGAAGAAAGAATCTTCGGTGCAAAAGAAAATATGAGTAATGCGCTCGATGTACATATGGGAAATTTGCGTCGCAAAATCGGTGACAGCTATGTGCGAACGGTGAGAGGTGTTGGGTTTGTCATTGATACCGTACCCATTCAGAAGGGGGAGGTTGATGCGTAATTTTTGGCACTATCTGAGAATCCCAACGCTAGTACGGCGAATTATGATCGCCCAGATGCTATTACTCACGCTGATTTGGTGTATTTTTCTGACCTACATTTTATGGGATAACTTGCGTAGCCCTCCAATGCTATCAGGCAGCAAAACCTATGAAACCATTCTGACACTGGTGGATCGTATGGGGGATCGTCCGCACGATCTCACCGATGTGCTGGAAAAATTCAGCAAGGCATTGCGGGAAGGCTATGGCGGAGGCGAAGACCCAAAAATGTCAATCAGCCTAATCGTTCGCAAGAATAAAGAGATAATTTATTCATCTGATGGCGCTCCGGTAGGAGTGGCAAACACCGGTTATGGGATGATTCAAAGCATTCAGAGTAACGGTCGCACTTGGACTAGCCGTACTCTGAAGTCTAGGAGCTCCGACACAGAGGTGACACTGCTCACTCCTGCTGGCGGTTGGAACTTCTTCATATACCTGAACTCGCGCGGATATTACATATTACCGCTGCTAGTATGTATTCCCTTTCTGTTGTTTCCAGCGTGGCTGTCAATCCGCATTGCAATGCGTCCTTGGAACAAGGTGGCAAATGAAGTTTCCTTACGAACACCAGAAGATATTTCTCCCTTAAAAGTAGTGCCAAAGCATAAGGAGCTTCGCCAAATAGTTGACGCGATTAATATATTCCTTGCTAGGGTGAGAGAAAGCACTGAAAGGGAACGGACTTTCATTGCCGATGCCGCTCACGAGTTGCGTACTCCGCTGGCTGCAATGCGAGTCAATGTTGAGGCTTTGCAGTCCGATGTAAGCAACTTTAGTCAACAGGAATTGCTTGCAGGGATTATTCGTAGCAATAGCCGTGCTGCTCGTCTCGTCAATCAGTTGCTGCTGCTGATGCACAGTGAAGCGCCCATTGACACTGTTATGGAGCCTGTGCCGCTGACGACGCTCATACAAGAGCGAATGGCTGAGTTATCACCGCTAGCGGCTGAGAGCCGGATTGAGCTTGAATTCTACTTTCATGATGAAGTCTGGATTACAGGGGTCAGGGAACGGCTGATGTCGCTAATCGACAACTTAATTGAAAATGCTGTGAAGTACAGTCCTGAGGGCGGGCGGGTTGAGGTAGAAGTACGATTGTCAGATAAATCCACTCAATTGCGTATCTCAGATGCAGGGCCCGGGATCATGGTTGAATTGAGGGAACGGGTATTCGACAGATTTTTTCGTGATCCCAATCAGATACAAAGCGGGAGTGGATTGGGGCTTGCAATAGTCAAAGCGGTTGCGCAGCAACACAACAGCAGTGTTTTGCTAAGTACGTCTGCAGAAGGCGGGCTCATGGTTATTGTTGATATCCCAAATCACAATTCCGTCTGAAAGAGAACGCAATTTTAGTCCCCATCCTGCCCAGGACATTTACCAGAATAATGGAGCATAAATTGAAATATTTGGCCCTGGCTACAATATTATTTTCTCTATCACTTAGCGGATGCGCCATCACCGTCAGCGATTTAAAAAACAGCAAATCCTCCTTAGACGGGAGTTTCATTAGCAAGACGGGGTCCTCCGATACTTATAGAACCCTAAGGTATATGGCAAGGCAGTGTCTGGAATATGAGTCATATTCAGGAAATCCGGTCATCGTATTTAGCGAGTTTGACGGTGAGCGTAAAGAAGGTGAGATCACTCAAAAATTTCTTTCAGAAGGACTGTTGATCAACAACACGCTAATTCAGATTGAAAGTCATGATGGTGACAAAGCTAAGATCAGCCTGTACACAACCAAGAATATTTTGAGTACGGGCATCAGGTCGCCAAAAGTGAGTGATATTAAGCGTTGGGCTGATGGCGATAGAATTTGCTAACACGACACTCTCGTACAACTCTGACCCTGACCCAAAATCCTGCTCCATTCAGAAACAGAATTCCGGCATGATAAACACTCCCTGAAAGGAGGTGGTGCCGATGAAAAAGTCACGATCCACCTAAGAGCAGATTGTCTTTGCCCTGAAGCAGGCCGAACTGGGGACGTCCGTGCCGGACGTCTGCCGCAAGCTGGGCATTTCGGATGCCACTTTCAATACGTGGCGTAAAAAATACGGCGGCATTTCTCCTTCGGAGCTGAAGCATATGCGGCAGCTCGAAGAAGAAAATCTGCGGCTGAAGAGGCTGGTTGCAGACCTCAGCCTCGATAAGGCCATGTTGCAGGACGTGCTGGCAAAAAAGAGCTGACGCTGGCACGCCTGCGCGAATGGGTTAGGGATTTACAGGCCCGATACGATGCCAGCGAAAGACAAATCTGTTTTGCGCTGCGGGTCAGCCTCAGCTCGCTCAGGTATCGTTCTGTTGCTGCCGATGACAGTGCGCTGCGCCTGCGCATCCGCATTTCCGTAATGTAATTGGCGACTGAAAGTAAATAGAGAAATGAATGCTGCCATTAATGCATTCCTGTAAATGTCACTTTTTTAGTTTTCAGTCCTTTTTTATTTATCACGCCGACTGCTTCACGGATAGTCAGCCAGTCAGGCGAACTATAGTTTGTATTTGATAGCGTTTGTTTTTTGATATAGTGGTTCTCCTCTATTTCTATTGTTTTTAAAAAATGCCATGAATTTCCCAGTTAAATTTATTTCATGGTGCCGGTATCTATTACGTTATGAAGTTTAGATTATATTAGCTTTGGGGGCTTCTTAGCGTTTCAGACCCCCCATGTCCGGCCTCATGTTTCGCAGTGGTTGAAAAGAAGAGCAAATACCCAGTTAAACTAATTCAATACTCAAACATTATTTGAGTTGAATGGACGAGATTACATAAATCTGTCTGCTCCGCCTGATGCTTCGATTGTCTGTCCAGTAACAAACTGATTCCTTCCAGAAAGCAGGAACGCAGTAATCGCAGCAATATCTTCAGGAAGTCCAAAGCGGCCCACAGGCGTTTTCTCTTTACCCAGTAATGCCATTACCTCTTCGTCTGTTCTGTCATCCAGTTCAGGACGACGATTGCGGACATTCGGTAGCATATTCTGCGCCCAATTATCCGTCGCAACAGCGCCTACGCCGACAGCATTGACCAGAATGCCATCTGGAGCCACGCTCAGTGCTAAACTACGTGTCAGGTTGTTGATAGCGGCGCTTAGTGCGTGTGAAACAGTAAGTTGCGGATTAGGATAGATACCGCCAATGGATGAGATATTGACAATACGCCCCCAGTTTCGTTTCTGCATCCCCGGGATGATTGCCTTACAAAAACGTCGCATGGCGGAGAATTTGGTCTCAGTCATTATCTGCCAGTCTTCTTCCGAAGTGGTTAACAGCGTGCCCGCATGGGCTCTTCCGGCATTGTTCACCAGTAAATCTATACGCTGAAAAGCCTTTTCCGCTTGTTCAACCACTAAAGAAGGTAGTTTGGGATCAGTTACATCCCCGGCAACAGGCAGCACCGAAACACCGTATTTCTCTGAGATTTTTTTCGCAGCAAGAATCAGCTCAGGTTCTCGTCTGGCCACCATGACTAAATGCACACCATTCACGGCCAATTCTTCACAAATGCTGAAACCAATTCCGGTACTGGCTCCAGTTACCAGAGCCACTTTTCCAGTCAGTTTTAAATCCATTTGTTGCTCCTCAAGTTAAGCACAGTAAATAACATGAGCAGTATTAGTAACAAATCTCTTTTTCAGGAGCTTGTGCATCAGAATTCAGATGTCTGAAAAAAGCGGTCAAAGAGTTAGGTGTCGCCTTTGCTTATACTCCAGACAATATTGAGTTTAGTGCCAGGAGTGGTCAATGCGTTCGGACAATCACGAGTTTTCTTCTACCAGGATTCTTATGCTGGCGATTATTTGCTGTATTGTTGTAGCGAATATTTATTTTAATCAATCTGTCCTGAATTTGATTGCTGGGTCCTTTCCCAATGAATGGGGAGCGGTTTCTTTGATCCCCATGGCCACCCAGTTAGGCTATGCGGTGGGCTTATTCTTTCTGATCCCCCTGGGCGATTATATTGAACGTCAGTGGCTTATCCTGCGTCAAGCGCAGGTGCTTTTCCTGGCACTGATCGGCATGATGTTATCCCCAACGGCGACAGTGTTGGTGTTCTTCTCCTTCCTTACCGGGATGGCTGCAACAGTAGCTCAACAGATAGTGCCGCTTGCCGCCTCGCTCTCCAGAACTTCTGCACGAGGTAAAACCGTGGGTACGGTGATGAGCGGTGTCCTGGCAGGTATCCTTGCTGGTCGGGCTATCGGAGGCCTTATTGGTCAGTATTTCGGCTGGCGTGGCGTCTTTTTGTCCGGCGCGATCATGACATTGCTGGCTATATTTTTCATCTTACGCATTTTGCCTACTCAGTCGTTGTCAACGCCAAAGTTTAACTATCTTGCGGTATTACGTTCATTAGGACTGCTGTGGAAAAGCGAGCCGCAGGTGCGTGGTGCAACTCTTACACAAGCAATGCTGTTTGCCTCCTTCAGCGTGCTGTGGACTGTGCTTCCTTTCTGGTTAGCTCATCGCTACGATTACGGTGCAGGGGTCACCGGCACCCTGGCTGCTTTGGGGTTAATCGGTATTCTGTGTGCGCCTCTGGCGGGAAGTTTCAGCGATCGTCAGGGACCATTCCGAATGGTTGTTTTTGGTGTGATACTCATGCTGCTAGCCTGGGCTGTTTTTTGGGGATGGAACAGTATGGTGGGTATGGTGGTGGGCATTCTACTACTGGATGCGGGTGAGCAATGTGTACTGATAGCTAATCAGCACACGATTTATTCTTTGCGTCCGGATGCCAGAAACCGTCTTAATACATTATTTATGTGCGTTATGTTTATTGGCGGAGCATGTGGCTCACTGACTGCCACCTGGTTATGGGAGACAACTCATAGCTGGACGCTGATTTCTTCAGCAGGGGCCGGACTCGTGATCATGGGGATGTTGATAGCCGTAAGACGTAAATATTCAGGCCCCTATTCGGGCACATAGCGCCATAGCATTTCTTACATCCGTCGCATTGTCTGAGTCATCAACATCATGTAAAGCGTCCTGTATCAATTGTTTAGCAGCCCATTTTTCCCCGGCTTCAGCCTGCAATGTCGCCAATGAATAAGCAATACGGAGGGCCCAGCCATGAGCCTGTTGCTGGCGCGCTTTGTCCAGAGCCTGCTCCAACAGCAGGCGTTGCTCCTGAGGAGGTAATTGAGTGGCAAAAAGACGCATCAGCTCAGGAGTGCACCAGTTTTCATGATCCTGGCGGGCGGTTCTCAGCGATAACCCGATATCAATTTCTGACAACAAGGGGGAATATTGCCAGTCTAATCCCATCGCCCGCAACGAGCTAAACAGTATGGTTTGACTAACATCGGTATGACTGAACTGTTTGGCCCAAACAAGAAACAGCTCGCCGTATGTCTTCCAGAAATACAAATCATGCCTTTCTGCCAGATGAATAAGCCAGTTTGCGGCCCTTATAACCCAACGTGGATTACGATCCAGTGCCGCTGTCATACAAGCGCCTTCAGCGAGTGCACAGCAAAGAGAACAGACATGCTGCAAACGAGCGGCTTTTTTAACAGCGCGCCATGCCATCTGTTTCGCGGCCTTATACTCACCCTGTAACCACAGTAAACGAGACAGAAAGGCCTGACCGGCGGTCTCTTGATCAAGACCAAAACGGAAAGAGTGACTTAATTCGCCATGTTCATACCAGTCAAGAGATTGCTGGAGATAATCACGCCCGACGTCATGACGCCCCAAAAAATGCAGGGATACACCAAGAATACGCAGCCCGGTTGCCATCGCCTCCTCGTCACTAATGGACCGTGCTAGCTCGCACATCGATTGCGCATGCTCAAGCGCTTTATCCAGCTCGCCAGTACGGAGATAATACAACCATAATCCGTAATGAGCCTGTAAACGTATTTCTTTGTCGTCGAGCTTTTCTGCAAGTGCCAGCGCGGTTTTCCAGGCTGAATGTGTTTCAGGCGTAGGGCCTTTTGCCCAGGTTGACGCCTTACCTGCTACAGCGCTGAGATTCATTCTCTGGCGTAGCGTTAATATTACCCGAGAAGTATTTTCATAAAGCAGAGGATAGATATGGCGCTGACATTCATCGTAGAGTGAATATTCAATCCAAAAAGGGGTCATCGCTTGTAAGATCTCAAGTCCCTTAGAAGAATCGGCCCCCTCAGCCAACGTTTGCTGTAATACACTCCGCAAATCATTAAGCATATGGCTATAACGTTCACGCCACTGTCCCGTTGGCAGTATAAACCAATCACCTTGGGCCTCTTCTACCAGAACTTTATAATAACCGGCAAAACGGGCCTCAAGACCAGTATATTCACCCTGTTGTCTGAGTTTATCGCATACGAACTGGCGCATGGTTTCCAGCAGGCGGAAACGGGTCTCTGGTACCTGAGTACTGACCTGAATCAGGGATAAAGACAGCAATCTTTGCAGATCGTCAACAACCTGCCAGCGATGCTTGTCTTTAATAAGCAGAAAGTCGCTTACTGATTTCACACTGAACATATCGGTATAGATCCCCAGAGAGCAAAATAATCGTTGTTCACGTGTATTGAGTAACTGATAAGTCCACTCCAGCGTGGTCAGTATTTTCTGATGTCTGGGCACCAGAGAGCTGTGCGTATTGCTCAGTAGCTGGAAACGGTCTTCCAGTCGGCTATAGATCTCTTTGACACTCATGACTGGCAGACGGGAGGCCGCAAGTTCGATCGCCAACGGCAGACCGTCAAGATGACGGCATAATTCGCCAATCAACGACAGTTCGCTGGCTGATGGATGGAAATTATGTCGGTTGGCCTGCCCGCGTTCGATAAAGAGGCGGACACTGTCAAAAGTCAGTAACTCGTGGGTATCAGCCTCTTCGCTCTCAGGAACTTGTAATGGCGGTAGTAGATATTGTTGCTCGCCGGCGACCTGTAACGCTACCTGGCTGGTCAACAACAGTTTGATATGGGGAGCCAGGTGCAGGAGCAACGTAATCACTGGTTGCAGTTCACTAATGACATGTTCACAGTTATCAATCAGCAGTAAACATCGACGTCGTGCAAGCTGTTGCCGTAAATCGGCATCATTATGAATGGCAGCTAATGGAAGATGGAGCGCTTGTGAAATAACAGATAGCAAGCTAGATGCTTCGGTGATATGCGCCAGTTCAGCCACACATATTCCATCAGGAAAATGCGAGTGTGTAAGGCTGACGACTTCCCATGCCAAACGAGTCTTACCCACGCCCCCTGAGCCTGTAATCGTCACCAGACGGTATTGATCTAATAAGACGCATAATTCCTGCACAGCTTTATCACGCCCCAGAATCGACGCTAGAAAAGGGGTAACAACGGGCTCAGGTATTTCTGATTTAGAGAGCGGTTCAGTTGGCAGTTTGTTGATATTAAAGCGATAACCACAACCAAATTCAGTAATCAGTAGATGGCGTTCATGACCCAGTATGCGGCGTATAGCTGAAATTTGTGCCTGAAGATTATTTTCTTCGACGATTTCATTTCCCCACACTTGAGTCAGTAAAGATTCTTTACTTACCGCTTTACCTCCAGCACTCACCAGAACAACCAGAACATCAAAAGCTCTGGCAGAAATTCTTACCGGCTTACCCCGATGTAACAGAATTCTTAGCTGTGGCCAGATTTGCCAGTCAGCAAAGTGAATCTCATCAATTGATATCTTGGTGTTGAGATCTTCTGTTTTGAGCATCACGAACTCTCGGTATGGA
The window above is part of the Pectobacterium araliae genome. Proteins encoded here:
- a CDS encoding winged helix-turn-helix domain-containing protein — encoded protein: MLKTEDLNTKISIDEIHFADWQIWPQLRILLHRGKPVRISARAFDVLVVLVSAGGKAVSKESLLTQVWGNEIVEENNLQAQISAIRRILGHERHLLITEFGCGYRFNINKLPTEPLSKSEIPEPVVTPFLASILGRDKAVQELCVLLDQYRLVTITGSGGVGKTRLAWEVVSLTHSHFPDGICVAELAHITEASSLLSVISQALHLPLAAIHNDADLRQQLARRRCLLLIDNCEHVISELQPVITLLLHLAPHIKLLLTSQVALQVAGEQQYLLPPLQVPESEEADTHELLTFDSVRLFIERGQANRHNFHPSASELSLIGELCRHLDGLPLAIELAASRLPVMSVKEIYSRLEDRFQLLSNTHSSLVPRHQKILTTLEWTYQLLNTREQRLFCSLGIYTDMFSVKSVSDFLLIKDKHRWQVVDDLQRLLSLSLIQVSTQVPETRFRLLETMRQFVCDKLRQQGEYTGLEARFAGYYKVLVEEAQGDWFILPTGQWRERYSHMLNDLRSVLQQTLAEGADSSKGLEILQAMTPFWIEYSLYDECQRHIYPLLYENTSRVILTLRQRMNLSAVAGKASTWAKGPTPETHSAWKTALALAEKLDDKEIRLQAHYGLWLYYLRTGELDKALEHAQSMCELARSISDEEAMATGLRILGVSLHFLGRHDVGRDYLQQSLDWYEHGELSHSFRFGLDQETAGQAFLSRLLWLQGEYKAAKQMAWRAVKKAARLQHVCSLCCALAEGACMTAALDRNPRWVIRAANWLIHLAERHDLYFWKTYGELFLVWAKQFSHTDVSQTILFSSLRAMGLDWQYSPLLSEIDIGLSLRTARQDHENWCTPELMRLFATQLPPQEQRLLLEQALDKARQQQAHGWALRIAYSLATLQAEAGEKWAAKQLIQDALHDVDDSDNATDVRNAMALCARIGA
- a CDS encoding MFS transporter, which produces MLAIICCIVVANIYFNQSVLNLIAGSFPNEWGAVSLIPMATQLGYAVGLFFLIPLGDYIERQWLILRQAQVLFLALIGMMLSPTATVLVFFSFLTGMAATVAQQIVPLAASLSRTSARGKTVGTVMSGVLAGILAGRAIGGLIGQYFGWRGVFLSGAIMTLLAIFFILRILPTQSLSTPKFNYLAVLRSLGLLWKSEPQVRGATLTQAMLFASFSVLWTVLPFWLAHRYDYGAGVTGTLAALGLIGILCAPLAGSFSDRQGPFRMVVFGVILMLLAWAVFWGWNSMVGMVVGILLLDAGEQCVLIANQHTIYSLRPDARNRLNTLFMCVMFIGGACGSLTATWLWETTHSWTLISSAGAGLVIMGMLIAVRRKYSGPYSGT
- a CDS encoding SDR family NAD(P)-dependent oxidoreductase; this encodes MDLKLTGKVALVTGASTGIGFSICEELAVNGVHLVMVARREPELILAAKKISEKYGVSVLPVAGDVTDPKLPSLVVEQAEKAFQRIDLLVNNAGRAHAGTLLTTSEEDWQIMTETKFSAMRRFCKAIIPGMQKRNWGRIVNISSIGGIYPNPQLTVSHALSAAINNLTRSLALSVAPDGILVNAVGVGAVATDNWAQNMLPNVRNRRPELDDRTDEEVMALLGKEKTPVGRFGLPEDIAAITAFLLSGRNQFVTGQTIEASGGADRFM
- a CDS encoding sensor histidine kinase, translating into MRNFWHYLRIPTLVRRIMIAQMLLLTLIWCIFLTYILWDNLRSPPMLSGSKTYETILTLVDRMGDRPHDLTDVLEKFSKALREGYGGGEDPKMSISLIVRKNKEIIYSSDGAPVGVANTGYGMIQSIQSNGRTWTSRTLKSRSSDTEVTLLTPAGGWNFFIYLNSRGYYILPLLVCIPFLLFPAWLSIRIAMRPWNKVANEVSLRTPEDISPLKVVPKHKELRQIVDAINIFLARVRESTERERTFIADAAHELRTPLAAMRVNVEALQSDVSNFSQQELLAGIIRSNSRAARLVNQLLLLMHSEAPIDTVMEPVPLTTLIQERMAELSPLAAESRIELEFYFHDEVWITGVRERLMSLIDNLIENAVKYSPEGGRVEVEVRLSDKSTQLRISDAGPGIMVELRERVFDRFFRDPNQIQSGSGLGLAIVKAVAQQHNSSVLLSTSAEGGLMVIVDIPNHNSV
- a CDS encoding response regulator; this encodes MKILLIEDDIDLGNGVRIALTDQGLDVIWVRRKVDALHQLDVCVPELVLLDLGLPDGDGMSLMARLRHQFKGIPVIILTARGTLQDRLTGLDAGADDYLVKPFVLAELLARVRALVRRSYGFQNEVIEIRGLSLHVPTRRVTVSERHVDLTASEYALLETLMLRADRVMTRSFLEERIFGAKENMSNALDVHMGNLRRKIGDSYVRTVRGVGFVIDTVPIQKGEVDA
- a CDS encoding MipA/OmpV family protein; the protein is MRNIELSHKFLPSLPGHTLEKLLSGFILALLATPVLAAEQKQGNELTLGGGVDVAPRYSGSDESRVTTALVIDYSMVNGFFVSSTRGIGYGNNIGRFDYSAALSYRTGRKDHDVDSDSLSYGSDYLRGMGDVKGSAIVVPGMGYEVTDWLNLQLQAEVPVSQRSNGEVLHFSIVSPLYTSSKNSVTLALTSSWGTSKYMQTYYGVSASQSAASGFTRYDAKSGIYAYSLNMDWTHKLNQDWSVVAAAGFTQLAGDARNSPIVQRKTSPTGSLKVTYSF